GGCCTGCTGGCGTTCCACAACATCGTGAACCGGTACCTGCACGCCATGGCCGAGCACGACGAGCTGCCCCGTCGCCTGTGCCGCACCAACCGGCACCAGGCTCCCGCGGTCGCGGCCGCTGTCCAGTCGATCACCGTCGTCCTGGTGATGGCGTGGTTCATGATCGGGGACAAGAACCCCGTCGCCACGCTGTTCGGATGGCTCAGCGGCCAGGCCGTCGCAGCGCTGGTCGTCCTGTACGTGCTCGTCTCCATCTCGATCATCCGGTACTTCCGGTCCCACCGCGTGCACTCCAACGCGTGGAGCACCACGGTGGCGCCGGCTGTCACCGTGGTGCTGATGCTCGGGGAGCTGTTCGTCATCGTGAAGAACTTCCAGACCCTCACCGGCGGCAGCCAGACCACGTGCGAGGTCCTGCTGTGGTCGGTGCCGGCGGTGACGCTCCTCGGCTGGCTGGTCTCGACGGCCTTCAAGCGCCGGGCACGGTCCGGCGCCGTCGAGGTCGCGGTCGAGACGGCGGCCTGAGATGAGCGTCCAGGTCGCCGTCGTCGGGAGCGGCCCCGCCGGCTGCTACACCGCCCAGGCCCTCCTCAAGGCCCGTCCCGGAGTCGGGATCACCCTCGTGGAGCGACTCCCCGTCCCGTTCGGGCTCGTGCGGTACGGCGTTGCAGCCGACCACCAGGGCACCAAGGCCGTCACCCGGCAGTTCGACCGCGTCCTCGCGCACCCGGACGTGAGCTTCGTCGGCAACGTCGAGGTCGGCACCGACGTCAGCCTCGAGGCCCTGCGCTCGAGCTTCGACGCGGTCGTCATCGCCACCGGCCTCGACCGCGACCGACGACTCGGCATCGCGGGGGAGGACCTGCCCGGTGTGGTCGCGTCCGGCCGGCTGACCCGGTGGGCCAACGGACATCCCGACGCGACCCACGCACCGCCGTGCCTCGGCCGGCGCGTGGTGGTCATCGGCAACGGCAACGTCGCGATCGACGTCGTACGCCTGCTCGCGAAGGAGCAGAGCGACTTCGAGGGCAGCGACCTCCCGGGCGAGGTGGCGTCGGCACTGGCCGCCGCCCGGGTGGAGGAGGTCGTCGTCGTCGGACGAGGAGCGGTGGCGGACGCCAGGTTCGACCCGGCCATGGTCAAGGAGCTGGCCCACATCAGCGGCGCGACGTTCGACGTCGAGGGCCTCACGAGCGGCGACGCGAGCCCGCAGGCGCACGCCCTTCGCCACCTCCGGGACGGCCAGCGGCGCGGGGACCGGGTGACGGTCCGGTTCAGGTTCGGCTGGACCCCGGTGCGGATCGCAGGCAATGGCCGGGTGGAGGAGGTCGTCTTCGCCGACACGACCCGGACCGAGCGCTCCGTCGTCACCGACCTGGTCGTCTCGGCCATCGGGTTCACCGGACCGGCCGCACTCGTCCCGGACGACATGCGGGCCGAGGAGGGGCGGGTCGGATCCGGCCTCTACTGCGTGGGATGGGCGCACCGCGGGCCCCGCGGCACCATTCCCGACGCCCGCGCGGACGCACGCCTCGTCGCAGCCGCCGTCCTGGACGACCTGGACGCACGGCGTACGTCGTCGGTCCGGTCCGATCCGCAGCGATGCTTCGCCGGCGTGCCCGCCACGGATCTGGCCGGCTGGCACGCCATCGACCACCACGAACGGTCCACTGCAGGCCACGGCCGCACGCGCAACAAGGTCACCGACCGTCGGGCGCTGCTCCAGCTGGCCCGCCCCCACCTCAACCACCTCGAAGGAGAACCAGCATGACCATCGACGTCTTGTACGGGACCGAGTCAGGCAACGCCGAGATGGCGGCCGAGGAGATCGTCGCGGCACTCGGCGACGCGCGGGCCGTCGACCTCCAGGACATCGGCCCCGACGACCTGGACCCGACCACCGTGTACCTGGTGCTCTGCTCCACCTACGGCGACGGCGAGCTGCCGGCTTCGGCCCAGCCGTTCGTGGACGCCCTTCACGCGCAGCAGCCCGACCTGACCGGCGTGCGCTACGCGGCCTTCGGACTGGGTGACAGCAGCTACGCAGAGTCCTACAGCCTCGGTGGCAACCAGCTGGCCGAGTGTCTCGACGCCCTCGGCGCCGAGCGCTTCGGTGACTTCGGCCGCCACGACGCGTCGAGCAGCGACGATCTGGTCGCCTCGGCGGTGGCGTGGGCGGAAGCGGTCCTCGCCGATGCCGCCACCGCGGCGGCTTGAGGCGCAGCGATGACGACACTGACGACACTGCAGTCCGCCACCGATCCGCTGCCCTACCTGAGCGCGGAGTACCGGAGGGATCCCTATCCGTTCTACGCGGCCCTGCGCGCGCAGCACCCGGTCCACCGCCATCCTGACGGGTTCTGGGCGATCACCTCCTACGACGCGCTCCGCAACCTGCTCTACGACCGGACGCTGGGGGTCGCCGAGCTCGACTACGGTCCCGCCGGTCCGCTGCACGACAGCATGCTGGGCGCCGACGCCCCGAAGCACACCCGCGTGCGCCGTACCCACAGCCGATGGTTCACCCCCAAGGCGGTGAGGACCTGGACCGACATCACCCGGACCGAGGTCGACGCCCGGCTCGACCGGATCGTTGCGGATCGGGCGAGCTTCGACGCGGTCCACGACCTGGCCTTCCCCGTCACCTTCGCCACCATCAGCCACCTGCTCGGAGTTCCCGACACCGACGGGACCAAGGTGCGGCAGGCGACCTACGACATCGGCAAGAGCCTCGGCCTCGCCCCGACCGAGGCGGAGGCGGCGGGCACCGCTGCAGCGTTCGACTGGTTCGTCGGCCACATCGAGGACCTGATCGCCGACAAGCGGCGCCGGCCCGGTGACGGGCTCCTGGACGCCTTCCTCGGATTCGAGGACGAGGGGACGATGTCGCACGACGAGGTGATCGCCTCGACGACGCTGCTGTTCGCGGTGGGCCACCTCGACATCACCTACCTCATCGCGCACGGCATCAAGCTGATGGCGGAGCATCCCGAGATCCTCGACACCTACCGTGAACGGCCCGACCAGCGCGAGGTGATCGTCAACGAGACCCTGCGTCTCGACACCCCCGAGCAGTTCGTCGTCCGCACCACCACCCAACCGATCACCGTCGGCGGAGTCGACATCCCCGCCGGCGAGGTCCTGGTCCTGTTCATCGGCGCCGGGAACCGCGACCCGCTCGTCTTCGACGAGCCCGACACCTTCCGGCTCGACCGCGACGTCGACCTCAGCAAGCACCTCGCCTTCGGCGGCGGCATCCACGGCTGCGCCGGACAGGTGCTCGCCCGCGCCGAGGCCCACGTGGTCTTCACCGCACTGGCCGAGCGGTTCACCACTCTCGAGCTCGCAGGGCCCGTGGTCCACGACCACTCCGACTTCATCCGCTCGATCACCGCACTTCCCATCGCGGTCCGCTGACCGCCCGACCGAGGAGACGCCTCGTGACCATCCAGACCGACGCGCTGCGCTCGACCCCCTTCTCGCCGCGCTTCCCCGCAACCACGGGCGAATCGATCGACGTGTACGGGTTCGCCGTACCGCTCTGGTACACCGACCCGGAGACGGAGTACGACGCCATCCGCAACCGCGTCGCCCTGCTGGAGTTCTCCATGCTCTACAAGTGGGACCTCACGGGAGCCGACGCGCTCGCCGTCGCCGACGCGGTGTTCTCGCGCAACCTGCGCGACCTCGGCCCGCGACGCATCGCCTACGGCGTCGTCGTGACGCCGGACGGCTACATGCTCGACGACGTCACGGCGGCGGTCCTGGGTGAGGGCCACGTGCGCATCATCGGCGGCAACCCGGCCACCGGCCAGGCACTCGAGGTGGCCGGCGCCGGACGCGACGTCCAGGTCGCCGAGATCCGCGACACGCTGGCGGTGCTGTCCGTGCAGGGACCCAACAGCAGGGCCCTGCTCCAGCGCCTGACGGACCGCGACATGTCCAACGAGGCCTTCCCGTACTACACCTTCGACCCGGCGACCGAGATCGCCGGCATCCCCGCGCACGTCAACCGCATGGGCTTCACCGCCGAGCTCGGGTACGAGGTCATGGTTCCCGTGGAGCGAGCCCTCGAGCTCTGGGACGCGGTCCTCGCGGCGGGCCAGGACCTCGGCGTCCAGGCGGCCGCCGCGGCCGCGCTCATGCAGGTCCGCGTCGAGGCGGGGATGATCATGGGCGACGTCGAGTACGACGAGACCAGCACACCCTTCGAGTGCCGGATGGGCTGGGCCGTCGACCTCGAGAAGGCCGACTTCCAGGGGCGCGGAGCGCTGCTGGCCCACAAGGACGACGTCCGGACCCGGGTGGTCTCGGTGACCCTGGACTGCGCCCCCGACGTCGCGGAGAGGGCCCGACTTCTCCACGACGGATCGGAGGTCGGCTTCGTCACGATGGCGGTGCCCTCGCCGGCCCTCGGCGGTGCGACCCTCGCGCTGGCCCGCGTCGCCGCCCCGGCGGCGAGGATCGGCACCGAGCTCGGTCTCGACGGCGAGGTCGGCCGGGCCGTCGTCGTCCGCACCCCCGTCCACGACCCCGAGCGCACCCGCGTCCGGAGCTGAGAAGAGCTGACATGAACCGCTACGTGCTCACCCTGCGTTGTCCTGACCAGCCGGGCATCATCCGTGCCTTCGCCGACGGCGTGGTCGACGTCAAGG
This genomic interval from Nocardioides kongjuensis contains the following:
- a CDS encoding flavodoxin domain-containing protein, with product MTIDVLYGTESGNAEMAAEEIVAALGDARAVDLQDIGPDDLDPTTVYLVLCSTYGDGELPASAQPFVDALHAQQPDLTGVRYAAFGLGDSSYAESYSLGGNQLAECLDALGAERFGDFGRHDASSSDDLVASAVAWAEAVLADAATAAA
- a CDS encoding cytochrome P450, with translation MTTLTTLQSATDPLPYLSAEYRRDPYPFYAALRAQHPVHRHPDGFWAITSYDALRNLLYDRTLGVAELDYGPAGPLHDSMLGADAPKHTRVRRTHSRWFTPKAVRTWTDITRTEVDARLDRIVADRASFDAVHDLAFPVTFATISHLLGVPDTDGTKVRQATYDIGKSLGLAPTEAEAAGTAAAFDWFVGHIEDLIADKRRRPGDGLLDAFLGFEDEGTMSHDEVIASTTLLFAVGHLDITYLIAHGIKLMAEHPEILDTYRERPDQREVIVNETLRLDTPEQFVVRTTTQPITVGGVDIPAGEVLVLFIGAGNRDPLVFDEPDTFRLDRDVDLSKHLAFGGGIHGCAGQVLARAEAHVVFTALAERFTTLELAGPVVHDHSDFIRSITALPIAVR
- a CDS encoding glycine cleavage T C-terminal barrel domain-containing protein, yielding MTIQTDALRSTPFSPRFPATTGESIDVYGFAVPLWYTDPETEYDAIRNRVALLEFSMLYKWDLTGADALAVADAVFSRNLRDLGPRRIAYGVVVTPDGYMLDDVTAAVLGEGHVRIIGGNPATGQALEVAGAGRDVQVAEIRDTLAVLSVQGPNSRALLQRLTDRDMSNEAFPYYTFDPATEIAGIPAHVNRMGFTAELGYEVMVPVERALELWDAVLAAGQDLGVQAAAAAALMQVRVEAGMIMGDVEYDETSTPFECRMGWAVDLEKADFQGRGALLAHKDDVRTRVVSVTLDCAPDVAERARLLHDGSEVGFVTMAVPSPALGGATLALARVAAPAARIGTELGLDGEVGRAVVVRTPVHDPERTRVRS
- a CDS encoding FAD-dependent oxidoreductase, whose product is MSVQVAVVGSGPAGCYTAQALLKARPGVGITLVERLPVPFGLVRYGVAADHQGTKAVTRQFDRVLAHPDVSFVGNVEVGTDVSLEALRSSFDAVVIATGLDRDRRLGIAGEDLPGVVASGRLTRWANGHPDATHAPPCLGRRVVVIGNGNVAIDVVRLLAKEQSDFEGSDLPGEVASALAAARVEEVVVVGRGAVADARFDPAMVKELAHISGATFDVEGLTSGDASPQAHALRHLRDGQRRGDRVTVRFRFGWTPVRIAGNGRVEEVVFADTTRTERSVVTDLVVSAIGFTGPAALVPDDMRAEEGRVGSGLYCVGWAHRGPRGTIPDARADARLVAAAVLDDLDARRTSSVRSDPQRCFAGVPATDLAGWHAIDHHERSTAGHGRTRNKVTDRRALLQLARPHLNHLEGEPA